A region from the Aeromicrobium choanae genome encodes:
- the recD gene encoding exodeoxyribonuclease V subunit alpha produces MTPHATIDDFVAAEVLTPGDALMTARLGRITGESAPLPLLALAFALRAVRHGSTCFDPRQDPEVPGLAWPDAEAWLEAVRASGLGRVLVAEHDLLYLDRYRELEVALCDDLAARAATTPPALDEQRLTADLDRLFPGDEHLDQRAAAERAARVATIVLTGGPGTGKTTTVAGVLAILQAQSLATLGRPLRVALTAPTGKAAARMREAVVATAARLALTDDERAWLTGLPSSTMHRLLGWRHDNHTRFRHDRNRRLPHDVVVVDETSMASLEHVARLLEALRPDTRLILVGDADQLASVEAGAVLHDVVAGWSSEHVVRLTRSHRFGAGIGRLAAAVRDGDADTAVDLLTAGEPSIRLVDPARAHAELESTLLPLARDLVAAGRSGDEATALARLARHRLLCAHRDGPHGATTWNDHVTAWLRPDVGYDEWYPGRPVLVTRNDAPLAVFNGDAGVVVARDEHVLVALDGDPVRELATSRLPDVQTGYAMTIHRSQGSEFDHVTVLLPGAESRAMTRELLYTAITRAVTGVTVIGTPEDIRTAIGRRVARSSGIAERLAARAAVR; encoded by the coding sequence ATGACCCCGCACGCCACGATCGACGACTTCGTCGCCGCCGAGGTCCTCACCCCGGGCGACGCGCTGATGACCGCACGACTCGGACGGATCACCGGTGAGTCCGCTCCCCTGCCGTTGCTCGCCCTGGCGTTCGCGCTGCGCGCCGTCCGCCACGGCTCCACCTGCTTCGACCCGCGCCAGGATCCCGAGGTCCCCGGCCTCGCCTGGCCCGATGCCGAGGCGTGGCTGGAGGCCGTTCGCGCGAGCGGGCTCGGACGGGTGCTCGTCGCCGAGCACGACCTGCTCTACCTCGACCGCTACCGCGAGCTCGAGGTCGCGCTGTGCGACGACCTCGCGGCCCGGGCCGCCACGACGCCCCCGGCGCTCGACGAGCAGCGGCTCACCGCCGATCTCGACCGCCTCTTCCCGGGAGACGAGCACCTCGACCAGCGGGCGGCCGCCGAGCGCGCGGCCCGCGTGGCCACGATCGTGCTCACGGGCGGGCCCGGCACCGGCAAGACCACCACGGTCGCCGGCGTGCTGGCGATCCTGCAGGCCCAGTCGCTCGCCACGCTGGGCCGACCGCTGCGCGTGGCGCTCACGGCACCCACCGGCAAGGCGGCCGCGCGCATGCGCGAGGCGGTGGTCGCCACGGCCGCGCGCCTCGCCCTCACCGACGACGAACGCGCGTGGCTCACCGGCCTGCCCTCGTCCACGATGCACCGCCTCCTCGGCTGGCGCCACGACAACCACACGCGGTTCCGCCACGACCGCAACCGGCGGCTGCCCCACGACGTGGTCGTGGTCGACGAGACCTCGATGGCGTCCCTGGAGCACGTGGCCCGGCTGCTGGAGGCCCTGCGCCCGGACACCCGCCTGATCCTGGTCGGCGACGCCGACCAGCTGGCCTCGGTCGAGGCGGGCGCGGTGCTGCACGACGTCGTGGCCGGCTGGTCCTCTGAGCACGTCGTCCGGCTCACGCGCAGCCACCGCTTCGGGGCGGGCATCGGCCGGCTGGCCGCCGCGGTCCGCGACGGCGACGCCGACACCGCCGTCGACCTCCTCACGGCCGGTGAGCCGTCGATCCGGCTCGTCGATCCCGCCCGCGCCCACGCCGAGCTGGAGTCCACCCTGCTGCCGCTGGCCCGCGACCTCGTCGCCGCGGGACGGTCGGGCGACGAGGCCACGGCCCTCGCCCGGCTGGCCCGCCACCGGCTGCTGTGCGCGCACCGCGACGGCCCGCACGGAGCCACCACCTGGAACGACCACGTCACCGCCTGGCTGCGGCCCGACGTGGGCTACGACGAGTGGTACCCCGGCCGTCCGGTGCTGGTCACCCGCAACGACGCCCCGCTCGCGGTGTTCAACGGCGACGCGGGCGTGGTGGTGGCACGCGACGAGCACGTCCTGGTGGCGCTCGACGGCGACCCGGTGCGCGAGCTGGCCACCTCGCGCCTGCCCGACGTGCAGACCGGCTACGCAATGACGATCCACCGCAGCCAGGGCAGCGAGTTCGACCACGTCACCGTGCTGCTGCCGGGAGCCGAGTCGCGCGCCATGACGCGCGAGCTGCTCTACACCGCCATCACCCGAGCCGTCACCGGGGTGACCGTGATCGGCACGCCCGAGGACATCCGGACGGCGATCGGGCGGCGAGTCGCCCGATCCAGTGGGATCGCGGAGCGACTCGCCGCCCGTGCGGCGGTGCGCTGA
- a CDS encoding UvrD-helicase domain-containing protein, whose translation MSDLPLTAPELSAFDITDPLPQGTTLLEASAGTGKTWTIGALVARYVAEDVVTLPELLVITFGRAASREMRERVRDQLVTAEAALSDPAAHRAGDDPLLRLLVDVPEPELVARRARLRAALADFDGATIATTHQFCQTVLRSLGTAGDSDGSAELTDDLTELVDQIVDDLYVAKYANEDGPALSHGQARTLAHAVVADPHAALVPADADPDSPAGVRVRFAGAVRRRLDQRKRELGLLDYDDLLRRLESVLEDPDSPARTLMRNRWRVVLVDEFQDTDPVQWNVLDRAFSGVATLVLIGDPKQAIYAFRGGDVQTYLRAAATATERRTLPINWRSDAPLVDALGATFAGAQLGHPDIAVRPVRAQHEGSRLSGLPHPAAFRLRVLDREDFEDSQDLPVALARQRIVEDLAVDVAEALASGAAYDTGAEVRSVAAGDIAVLVATGVEADLVRRTFARHGIPAVLGGGSNVLVSQAADDWLTLLEAMESPQRSGLVRAAALTDLLGHDASSLVAGGDRLTDAIATRVRDLADLLGTRGVAAVVESLTDEVFSARILARPDGYRRMTDLRHVAHLLHEVALRERLGLSGLVQWLRRRRTEAGESPELTRRLDSDAKAVQVLTIHASKGLEFPIVHLPFLFNRWRPDRDERPRFHDASGSRFLDVGGPGHPDFAAHSRAAQAEDAGEVLRLAYVAMTRAKSQLVAWWAPTRDARNSGLHRLLFRPDPARPEVPDEVTTPDDPTAWSVLRGWSERGGPVLERVTERSSPVPPPPAETADLGVRTFDRALDLAWRRTSYSGLIRAEQESTPHVGSEPDAEGTTDESETLVVADVGRDERLSPMSELPKGATFGSLVHAVLEEVDVTAPDRRAELELRVREQLALWPVELDVDVAVAAFEAILTTPLGPLADDLDLATVLAERQFKELDFEIPMGGGDHPGATMGRLADLADLLEQHLPAGDPIRPFADRLRSPALAEQSLRGYLTGSIDLALRLPSGRFLVVDHKTNWLGAPDAPLTIGGYRPDALATAMNSGTYPLQALLYAVVLHRFLRWRVRGYAPQEHLGGVLYLYVRGMVGPDAPRHEVVPYGVFSWQPPTALVIALSDLLDGTRPEALR comes from the coding sequence GTGAGTGACCTGCCCCTGACGGCGCCCGAGCTGAGCGCGTTCGACATCACCGACCCGCTGCCGCAGGGCACCACCCTGCTCGAGGCCAGCGCCGGCACCGGCAAGACCTGGACCATCGGCGCGCTCGTCGCGCGGTACGTCGCCGAGGACGTCGTCACGCTGCCCGAGCTGCTGGTGATCACCTTCGGTCGTGCCGCCAGCCGCGAGATGCGCGAGCGCGTGCGCGACCAGCTGGTCACGGCCGAGGCCGCCCTCAGCGACCCGGCCGCCCATCGCGCGGGCGACGACCCGCTCCTGCGTCTCCTCGTCGACGTGCCCGAGCCCGAGCTCGTCGCCCGGCGGGCCCGGCTGCGCGCGGCGCTGGCCGACTTCGACGGCGCCACGATCGCCACCACCCACCAGTTCTGCCAGACGGTGCTGCGCAGCCTCGGCACCGCCGGCGACTCCGACGGCTCGGCCGAGCTGACCGACGACCTCACCGAGCTGGTCGACCAGATCGTCGACGACCTCTACGTGGCCAAGTACGCGAACGAGGACGGCCCCGCACTCTCGCACGGCCAGGCCCGGACGCTGGCCCATGCGGTCGTGGCCGACCCGCACGCGGCGCTCGTGCCCGCCGACGCCGACCCCGACTCGCCGGCCGGGGTCCGGGTGCGGTTCGCCGGGGCCGTGCGCCGCCGGCTCGACCAGCGCAAGCGCGAGCTCGGCCTGCTCGACTACGACGACCTGCTCCGGCGGCTCGAGAGCGTCCTCGAGGACCCCGACTCCCCCGCCCGCACGCTGATGCGGAACCGCTGGCGCGTCGTCCTGGTCGACGAGTTCCAGGACACCGACCCGGTCCAGTGGAACGTGCTCGACCGGGCGTTCAGCGGTGTGGCCACGCTCGTGCTGATCGGCGACCCGAAGCAGGCGATCTACGCCTTCCGCGGCGGTGACGTCCAGACGTACCTGCGGGCGGCAGCCACGGCCACCGAGCGCCGCACGCTGCCGATCAACTGGCGCAGCGACGCTCCGCTGGTCGACGCCCTCGGCGCCACCTTCGCCGGGGCCCAGCTCGGGCATCCCGACATCGCCGTCCGGCCCGTGCGGGCCCAGCACGAGGGCAGCCGCCTCTCGGGCCTGCCGCACCCGGCCGCCTTCCGGCTGCGCGTCCTCGACCGCGAGGACTTCGAGGACTCCCAGGACCTGCCGGTCGCCCTCGCGCGCCAGCGGATCGTCGAGGACCTCGCGGTGGACGTCGCCGAGGCGCTGGCGTCCGGCGCCGCCTACGACACGGGCGCCGAGGTCAGGTCGGTGGCCGCGGGCGACATCGCGGTCCTGGTCGCCACGGGCGTCGAGGCCGACCTCGTCCGGCGCACGTTCGCCCGGCACGGCATCCCCGCCGTCCTCGGCGGCGGCAGCAACGTCCTGGTCAGCCAGGCCGCCGACGACTGGCTCACGCTCCTCGAGGCGATGGAGTCCCCGCAACGGTCCGGCCTCGTCCGCGCGGCCGCCCTCACCGACCTGCTCGGTCACGACGCCTCCAGCCTCGTCGCGGGCGGCGACCGTCTCACCGACGCGATCGCCACCCGGGTGCGCGACCTCGCCGACCTGCTGGGCACCCGCGGCGTGGCCGCGGTGGTGGAGTCCCTCACCGACGAGGTGTTCTCCGCGCGCATCCTGGCCCGACCCGACGGCTATCGCCGGATGACCGACCTGCGCCACGTGGCCCACCTGCTCCACGAGGTGGCCCTGCGCGAGCGGCTCGGCCTGTCCGGACTCGTCCAGTGGCTGCGGCGCCGGCGCACCGAGGCCGGCGAGTCGCCCGAGCTCACCCGGCGCCTCGACAGCGACGCGAAGGCCGTCCAGGTGCTCACGATCCACGCCAGCAAGGGCCTCGAGTTCCCGATCGTCCACCTGCCGTTCCTGTTCAACCGGTGGCGGCCCGACCGCGACGAGCGCCCGCGCTTCCACGACGCCTCCGGCAGCCGGTTCCTCGACGTCGGCGGGCCGGGTCACCCCGACTTCGCCGCCCACTCGCGTGCCGCCCAGGCGGAGGACGCGGGCGAGGTGCTGCGACTCGCGTACGTGGCGATGACCCGCGCGAAGTCGCAGCTCGTCGCGTGGTGGGCGCCCACGCGCGACGCCCGCAACTCCGGCCTGCACCGCCTGCTCTTCCGGCCCGACCCGGCCCGCCCGGAGGTCCCCGACGAGGTCACGACCCCCGACGACCCGACCGCGTGGTCGGTGCTGCGCGGCTGGAGCGAGCGGGGTGGCCCCGTGCTCGAGCGCGTCACCGAGCGCTCGAGTCCCGTGCCACCGCCGCCCGCCGAGACCGCCGATCTCGGAGTGCGCACCTTCGACCGCGCCCTCGACCTCGCGTGGCGACGCACGTCCTACTCCGGGCTCATCCGCGCGGAGCAGGAGTCCACGCCGCACGTGGGCAGCGAGCCCGACGCCGAGGGCACCACCGACGAGTCCGAGACCCTCGTCGTGGCGGACGTCGGACGCGACGAGCGGCTCTCGCCGATGTCCGAACTGCCCAAGGGCGCCACGTTCGGCAGCCTCGTGCACGCGGTGCTGGAGGAGGTCGACGTGACGGCCCCCGACCGGCGCGCCGAGCTCGAGCTCCGGGTCCGCGAGCAGCTGGCGCTCTGGCCGGTCGAACTCGACGTCGATGTCGCCGTGGCAGCGTTCGAGGCCATCCTCACGACGCCGCTGGGCCCGCTCGCCGACGATCTCGACCTGGCCACCGTGCTGGCCGAACGCCAGTTCAAGGAGCTCGACTTCGAGATCCCGATGGGCGGCGGCGACCACCCCGGCGCCACGATGGGCCGGCTCGCCGACCTGGCCGACCTGCTCGAGCAGCACCTTCCCGCTGGTGACCCGATCCGGCCGTTCGCCGATCGCCTCCGCTCGCCGGCGCTGGCCGAGCAGTCGCTGCGCGGCTACCTCACCGGCTCCATCGACCTCGCGCTGCGGCTGCCGTCGGGCCGCTTCCTCGTGGTCGACCACAAGACCAACTGGCTCGGCGCACCCGACGCGCCGCTCACGATCGGCGGCTACCGGCCCGACGCTCTCGCCACCGCGATGAACTCGGGCACCTACCCGCTGCAGGCGCTGCTGTACGCCGTCGTGCTGCACCGGTTCCTGCGGTGGCGCGTGCGTGGGTACGCGCCGCAGGAGCACCTCGGCGGCGTCCTCTATCTCTACGTGCGCGGCATGGTCGGGCCTGACGCCCCACGGCACGAGGTCGTTCCGTACGGGGTGTTCTCGTGGCAGCCGCCCACCGCGCTGGTGATCGCCCTGTCCGACCTGCTCGACGGCACCCGGCCGGAGGCCCTCCGATGA